Proteins from a genomic interval of Drosophila melanogaster chromosome 2R:
- the CG5002 gene encoding uncharacterized protein: protein MRADEDNLYREQLPNVSTLIRDGGRKLCRPSTVTNKFPILKWLPRYRLEYIMQDFIAGFTVGLTTIPQAIAYGVVAGLEPQYGLYSAFMGCFTYIVFGSCKDVTIATTAIMALMVNQYATISPDYAVLVCFLAGCIVLLLGLLNMGVLVRFISIPVITGFTMAAATTIGSAQINNIVGLTSPSNDLLPAWKNFFTHLTSIRLWDALLGVSSLVFLLLMTRVKDIKWGNRIFWKYLGLSRNALAVIFGTFLAYILSRDGNQPFRVTGNITAGVPPFRLPPFSTTVDGEYVSFGEMISTVGASLGSIPLISILEIVAISKAFSKGKIVDASQEMVALGMCNIMGSFVLSMPVTGSFTRTAVNNASGVKTPLGGAVTGALVLMALAFLTQTFYFIPKCTLAAIIIAAMISLVELHKIKDMWKSKKKDLFPFVVTVLTCMFWSLEYGILCGIGANMVYILYSSARPHVDIKLEKINGHEVSVVDVKQKLDYASAEYLKEKVVRFLNNQNGETQLVVIKGEEINSIDYTVAMNIVSMKGDLEALNCAMICWNWNIASAGVVCRLNNDLRPIFKFDLSLEEVVAGHFDSPSNTASTVTIEA from the exons ATGAGAGCCGATGAGG ATAATCTGTACCGGGAGCAACTGCCCAATGTGAGCACGCTTATTAGGGATGGCGGTCGTAAGCTGTGCCGTCCGTCCACCGTGACCAACAAGTTCCCGATCCTGAAGTGGCTACCTCGTTACCGATTGGAGTACATCATGCAGGACTTTATTGCGGGATTCACGGTGGGATTAACGACTATTCCCCAGGCGATTGCCTATGGAGTGGTGGCCGGCTTGGAGCCGCAGTATGGTTTATACTCCGCCTTCATGGGTTGCTTCACATACATCGTGTTTGGTTCCTGCAAAGATGTCACAATTG CCACAACCGCCATCATGGCTCTAATGGTCAACCAGTATGCCACTATCAGTCCGGATTATGCGGTTCTGGTGTGTTTCCTAGCTGGTTGCATTGTACTTCTACTTGGATTGCTCAACATGGGTGTACTGGTCAGGTTCATTTCGATTCCCGTAATCACTGGCTTCACCATGGCGGCGGCCACCACAATTGGCAGTGCCCAGATCAACAACATCGTGGGTCTGACCA GTCCTTCGAATGATTTACTGCCCGCCTGGAAGAATTTCTTCACCCACTTGACGTCAATTAGGCTCTGGGATGCCCTGCTGGGTGTCTCATCTCTGGTGTTCCTGTTGCTCATGACG CGTGTTAAAGACATCAAATGGGGCAATCGTATATTCTGGAAGTACCTTGGTCTCTCCCGCAACGCCCTGGCTGTGATCTTTGGCACCTTTTTGGCCTACATCCTCAGTCGAGATGGGAATCAACCCTTCCGTGTCACTGGAAACATTACGGCCGGAGTACCGCCCTTCCGGCTGCCGCCCTTTAGCACCACCGTAGATGGAGAGTACGTTTCCTTTGGCGAGATGATCAGCACTGTCGGCGCATCCTTGGGTTCCATCCCCTTGATTTCGATCCTGGAAATAGTAGCCATATCGAAGGCATTTT CTAAGGGAAAAATTGTAGACGCATCGCAGGAGATGGTGGCACTGGGAATGTGCAACATCATGGGCAGCTTTGTGCTCTCCATGCCCGTAACGGGATCCTTTACCCGCACGGCTGTGAATAATGCCAGTGGGGTGAAGACACCACTGGGTGGAGCTGTCACCGGTGCCCTGGTGCTCATGGCACTGGCATTCCTTACCCAAACTTTCTACTTTATACCCAAATGCACGCTGGCTGCAATTATTATAGCGGCGATGATATCGCTAGTGGAGCTGCACAAGATTAAGGACATGTGGAAATCTAAGA AGAAGGATCTGTTTCCCTTTGTGGTCACTGTACTCACCTGCATGTTCTGGAGTCTGGAGTACGGAATACTGTGTGGCATCGGTGCCAACATGGTATACATTCTATATAGCAGTGCACGTCCACATGTAGACATCAAACTGGAGAAG ATCAATGGTCACGAAGTTAGCGTGGTGGATGTGAAGCAAAAGCTGGACTATGCATCGGCTGAGTATCTCAAGGAGAAGGTGGTGCGCTTCCTGAACAACCAGAATGGCGAGACCCAGTTGGTGGTTATCAAGGGCGAGGAGATCAACTCCATTGACTATACAGTGGCTATG AATATTGTCTCGATGAAGGGCGATTTGGAGGCACTGAACTGCGCCATGATCTGCTGGAACTGGAACATCGCCTCCGCCGGAGTCGTCTGCCGACTCAACAACGATCTCCGTCCCATCTTCAAGTTCGATTTATCGCTGGAGgaggtggtagctggccacTTCGATAGTCCCTCCAATACGGCCTCCACCGTAACCATCGAGGCCTGA
- the Sardh gene encoding sarcosine dehydrogenase, protein MWRHRILQQASRRGISKQVREDGGARREPSGFLPGAADVVVIGGGSAGCHTLYHLARRGVKAVLLERAQLTAGTTWHTAGLLWRLRPNDVDIQLLANSRRMLQQLEEETELDPGWIQNGGIFIAHNETRLDEYRRLATVGSALGIENQVLSPEDTQKLFPLLDPSAFVGALYSPGDGVMDPAMLCAALKKAATNLGAQVIENCGVDDLLLEQTARGKKVVGVSTPFGDIKAEKVVNATGVWGRDLVARHGTHLPLVPMKHAYIVSESIPGVRGLPNIRDHDYSTYFRIQGDAICMGGYEPNPILLEPVPKDFHFGLYELDWSVFETHVEGAQKLCPSYAKYGVKSTVCGPESFTPDHKPLMGPDPNLDGLYHNCGFNSAGMMFGGGCGEQTALWVIQGQPDLPMFGFDLRRFTQEQGKAIQWIREKSHESYVKNYSMVFKYDQPLAGRDFQKDPLHDEMMKAGAVMEEKQGWERPGFFLPTGSKKAVVQPYDWYGSYVHQRHKDSEYERVLDGDLHYSRFSEYHDLIGSEALACRNNAVVFNMSYFAKLLLDGPQAQEAADWLFSANTNRDPSKTVYTCALNDAGGVEADVTISRLAPGSGEVYNPKINGQGFYIVAGGASAFYTYSVLLAEIRRKGFNASLKDLTAELGVISIQGPNSRKILQPLIDCDLSDEHVAPNSTRLAKFGDVGLRLLRVSFVGELGYELHVPKKDCAAVYRSLMKAGAGEDLRNAGYRSLYSLSSEKGYHLWSFDLRPDDTPLEAGLGFTCRKTGADYRGKAAIENQRAEGLKKRLVYLTLRDQVPIWGLEGVYRNGEPVGILRRAEYAYTLGKSLGQTYVSRPDGKIIDADYIRNGEYEVDILGKKYRADCHLRSPFDPTGQRVLGNYASESKSNK, encoded by the exons ATGTGGCGCCATCGCATCCTGCAGCAAGCTTCGCGCCGTGGAATCAGCAAACAAGTGAGGGAAGATGGAGGAGCTCGAAGGGAACCAAGTGGATTCCTGCCAGGCGCAGCAGATGTTGTGGTTATTGGCGGTGGTTCGGCGGGCTGTCACACACTGTATCACCTGGCACGACGTGGTGTCAAGGCCGTGCTCCTGGAACGCGCCCAACTTACGGCCGGAACCACCTGGCACACGGCTGGATTGCTGTGGCGCCTGCGTCCCAACGATGTGGATATTCAGCTGCTGGCTAATTCACGTCGCATGCTGCAGCAATTGGAGGAGGAAACGGAGCTGGATCCGGGATGGATTCAAAATGGTGGCATCTTCATTGCTCACAATGAAACGCGACTGGACGAGTATCGCAGACTGGCCACTGTGGGCTCAGCTTTGGGTATTGAAAACCAAGTGCTGAGTCCGGAGGACACCCAAAAGTTATTTCCCCTCCTCGATCCGTCGGCATTTGTGGGCGCTCTCTATTCTCCGGGTGATGGTGTCATGGATCCGGCGATGCTGTGTGCGGCCCTCAAAAAGGCAGCCACTAATCTCGGAGCACAGGTAATCGAGAATTGCGGAGTGGATGATCTACTGCTGGAGCAGACTGCGAGGGGTAAGAAGGTGGTGGGTGTTTCCACGCCTTTCGGGGACATCAAAGCTGAGAAGGTAGTGAATGCTACAGGAGTGTGGGGTCGTGATTTGGTGGCCCGGCACGGCACCCATCTTCCCCTTGTGCCCATGAAGCATGCTTATATTGTTTCTGAATCCATTCCGGGTGTTAGAGGTCTACCCAATATCAGAGATCACGATTACTCCACCTACTTCCGCATCCAAGGGGATGCCATCTGCATGGGTGGCTATGAACCGAATCCCATTCTGCTGGAGCCCGTGCCCAAGGACTTCCATTTCGGACTCTACGAACTGGATTGGTCGGTGTTCGAGACCCATGTCGAGGGAGCCCAGAAATTGTGTCCAAGCTATGCGAAATATGGCGTGAAGAGCACGGTTTGTGGCCCGGAATCCTTTACACCCGACCACAAACCCTTGATGGGTCCGGATCCCAACCTAGATGGGCTCTACCACAATTGTGGCTTCAATTCAGCGGGCATGATGTTTGGTGGTGGTTGCGGAGAGCAGACCGCCTTGTGGGTCATCCAAGGTCAACCGGACCTGCCCATGTTTGGCTTCGATCTGCGCAGATTCACCCAGGAGCAGGGCAAAGCCATTCAGTGGATTAGGGAGAAGTCGCACGAGAGCTACGTGAAGAACTACAGCATGGTCTTCAAGTATGATCAACCACTGGCGGGTCGTGATTTCCAAAAGGATCCACTTCACGACGAGATGATGAAGGCAGGCGCCGTAATGGAGGAGAAGCAGGGTTGGGAACGGCCTGGTTTCTTCCTGCCCACCGGTTCCAAGAAGGCGGTGGTTCAGCCCTATGACTGGTACGGAAGCTATGTCCACCAGAGGCACAAGGACAGCGAGTACGAGAGAGTTCTGGATGGGGATCTTCACTACAGCCGCTTCTCGGAGTACCACGATCTC ATCGGTTCGGAGGCCCTGGCATGTCGCAATAACGCCGTGGTCTTTAACATGAGCTACTTCGCCAAGCTGCTTCTAGATGGTCCACAGGCCCAGGAGGCCGCTGACTGGCTATTCTCCGCCAATACCAACAGGGATCCCAGCAA AACTGTCTACACCTGTGCTCTAAACGATGCCGGCGGAGTGGAGGCGGATGTGACCATTTCCCGCCTTGCTCCCGGTTCTGGAGAGGTCTACAATCCCAAGATCAATGGCCAGGGCTTTTATATTGTGGCTGGCGGCGCTTCTGCCTTCTACACTTACAGTGTTTTGCTGGCAGAGATCCGTCGAAAAGGATTCAATGCGAGCCTCAAGGATCTGACTGCCGAATTGGGTGTGATTTCTATTCAAGGACCAAACAGCCGAAAGATCCTGCAGCCCCTCATCGACTGTGATCTGTCCGATGAGCACGTAGCTCCCAACAGCACTCGATTAGCCAAATTCGGTGATGTGGGTCTCCGTTTGCTGCGGGTCAGCTTTGTGGGAGAACTGGGCTACGAGCTTCATGTGCCCAAGAAGGATTGTGCTGCCGTCTATCGGAGTCTGATGAAAGCGGGAGCTGGAGAGGATTTGCGCAATGCTGGCTACCGTTCCCTTTACTCCCTCAGCAGCGAAAAAGGCTATCATCTATGGAGCTTCGATCTGCGACCGGATGACACGCCCCTGGAAGCTGGCTTGGGATTCACATGTCGCAAAACGGGTGCAGATTACCGTGGCAAGGCGGCCATCGAAAATCAGCGAGCTGAGGGCCTAAAGAAGCGACTGGTCTACTTGACGCTCCGGGATCAGGTGCCCATCTGGGGTTTGGAGGGAGTCTACCGAAATGGCGAGCCCGTGGGCATACTTAGACGAGCTGAATATGCCTATACCCTTGGAAAGTCCCTCGGTCAGACATACGTGTCCCGACCAGATGGCAAGATCATCGATGCTGATTACATTCGGAACGGGGAGTACGAGGTGGACATCTTGGGCAAGAAATACCGCGCCGACTGTCACTTGCGCAGCCCATTCGATCCTACCGGCCAACGGGTTCTCGGTAACTATGCATCCGAGTCCAAGTCCAATAAATAA